One genomic segment of Cerasicoccus sp. TK19100 includes these proteins:
- a CDS encoding sulfatase-like hydrolase/transferase, with protein MQHSVFINSSCRMSNSPNLVIFIPDQWRGDVMGHLGNPAAVTPNIDRLVSEDAVSFSQAYCQNPVCTPSRCSFMTGWYPHTRGHRSMNHPLTRDEPCLLRELKNAGYYIWWGGKNDLMSDEDAFSELCDERHLPEETHKNLHIDQSWRKGTPQKPDFSFYAGELKKNEGEDVYLDSDWSHVLAAQNFIESYNDSRPFCVFLSIQYPHPPYGVEQPYYGSVQRNQIPSRITAESTHGKPRMHQQLLDGLGLTDKPEKWWSELRATYYEMCARVDDQAGILLTALQQSGHYDETAFFLFSDHGDFTGDYGLVEKAQNLMEDCLVRVPLIIKPPAKAKSQSGICNALVELVDFPATVYDMVGIKPKYTHFGRTLLPLLKDPSGEHRDAVFTEGGRCDKESHCAESDDLDDPTNLYAPRARIQTEDFTAHGKAVMCRTHRFKLIMRLYESDEFYDLEKDPNECINRINDPDYDSERKDLYQRILRHLFETADIVPQTTQARDIPQSHFPLGNAISRQLTACH; from the coding sequence ATGCAGCACAGTGTTTTCATAAACAGTTCATGCCGCATGAGTAATAGCCCCAATTTAGTAATTTTCATCCCCGACCAATGGAGAGGTGATGTCATGGGACATTTGGGAAACCCGGCAGCCGTCACACCAAACATCGACCGCTTGGTATCCGAGGATGCAGTTTCTTTCTCCCAAGCCTACTGCCAGAATCCAGTATGCACCCCAAGCAGATGCTCATTCATGACTGGATGGTACCCCCACACCCGAGGACATCGTAGCATGAATCATCCTCTGACACGCGATGAACCCTGCCTTTTGCGCGAACTGAAGAACGCAGGCTACTATATTTGGTGGGGAGGAAAGAACGATCTAATGTCAGATGAAGATGCCTTTTCAGAGCTATGCGACGAACGGCATCTGCCAGAAGAAACCCACAAAAATCTTCACATTGACCAGTCATGGAGAAAAGGAACGCCACAAAAACCTGACTTTTCATTTTATGCGGGCGAACTGAAGAAAAACGAAGGTGAAGATGTATATTTAGATAGCGACTGGTCCCATGTATTAGCGGCCCAAAACTTTATTGAAAGTTACAACGATAGCAGACCCTTCTGCGTTTTCCTTTCAATTCAGTATCCTCATCCACCATACGGTGTCGAGCAACCCTACTACGGTTCGGTCCAGCGGAATCAAATCCCTAGCAGGATTACCGCAGAATCGACCCATGGAAAACCTCGCATGCACCAGCAGCTACTCGATGGCTTAGGACTTACAGATAAACCCGAAAAATGGTGGTCTGAATTAAGAGCAACCTACTACGAAATGTGTGCGCGCGTGGATGATCAGGCGGGCATACTGCTAACAGCATTACAGCAATCGGGACATTACGACGAGACCGCGTTCTTCCTCTTCTCTGACCATGGAGACTTTACCGGTGACTACGGTCTTGTCGAAAAAGCACAAAACTTAATGGAGGATTGTCTTGTTCGAGTGCCTTTAATTATTAAGCCACCGGCAAAAGCAAAGAGTCAATCCGGCATATGCAATGCACTTGTCGAGTTAGTCGATTTCCCGGCGACGGTCTACGACATGGTAGGCATTAAACCTAAGTACACACATTTTGGCCGTACACTTCTTCCATTACTGAAAGACCCGTCGGGCGAGCACAGAGACGCAGTCTTCACAGAAGGAGGCCGCTGCGACAAAGAATCCCACTGTGCCGAGTCCGATGATTTAGATGATCCGACTAATTTGTATGCACCGCGCGCACGAATCCAAACAGAAGATTTCACCGCACACGGTAAGGCCGTAATGTGCCGCACACATAGATTCAAACTAATCATGCGACTCTACGAAAGCGACGAGTTTTATGACTTAGAAAAGGACCCCAACGAGTGCATCAATCGAATCAATGACCCGGATTATGATTCCGAGCGAAAGGATC
- a CDS encoding GntR family transcriptional regulator: MAKKDTNHTPKWKWQETRTGRVTDTLRNEITSGLLRKDEKLPTYNELSERFQVSRFTIQNAINQLKEEGFLRSVERGGLFVGGKPPHLHRIGLVYQQSPKDEDWPRFNRLLDRSVPSVFNNFESYSFKRYYNVNRQKRSDTWQQLKEDIRHCRLAGVIASLEAVEIYADTQFQETSIPLTSIFVPDALFDINPSVTMINSSYDLFVEKALDRFKANKATRLAWLTIPPVRYDIDYFRTKGFEIHDYWLYQLPRAPLNLSEKITRLLLEAPRSKRPNALMVADENLAPGVLKAIRDRGLRPGKDICVVAHMNWPAPAKKLDPDVHWLGYRVENTLTRALELLEGEEKASPGTRYRLEPQFLDELSE, from the coding sequence ATGGCCAAAAAAGACACCAACCACACACCCAAGTGGAAATGGCAAGAAACCCGCACCGGACGAGTTACCGACACGCTGCGGAATGAAATAACGTCCGGCTTGCTGCGAAAAGATGAAAAACTCCCGACCTACAATGAATTATCGGAGCGCTTTCAAGTCAGCCGATTCACAATCCAGAATGCGATCAACCAGCTTAAGGAAGAAGGCTTTTTGCGCAGCGTGGAGCGCGGGGGACTTTTCGTGGGGGGAAAGCCACCGCACCTGCATCGCATTGGACTCGTCTACCAGCAATCCCCAAAGGATGAAGACTGGCCTCGCTTCAATCGCCTACTAGACAGATCAGTTCCTTCCGTGTTTAATAATTTTGAAAGCTATAGCTTTAAGCGGTACTATAATGTAAATCGACAAAAGAGAAGCGACACATGGCAGCAATTGAAAGAGGACATCCGTCATTGTCGTCTAGCAGGAGTCATTGCATCACTGGAAGCCGTAGAAATTTATGCTGATACCCAATTTCAAGAAACCAGCATACCACTAACATCAATCTTTGTGCCCGACGCTCTTTTTGACATAAACCCGAGCGTCACCATGATTAATTCTTCTTACGATCTATTCGTGGAGAAGGCTTTAGACCGCTTTAAGGCAAACAAGGCAACACGCCTCGCTTGGCTAACGATCCCGCCAGTCCGGTATGACATCGATTATTTTCGCACTAAGGGCTTTGAAATACACGACTATTGGCTTTACCAGTTACCCCGAGCCCCGCTCAACCTCTCAGAAAAAATAACTCGCCTACTACTCGAGGCACCGCGATCAAAGCGCCCCAATGCGCTCATGGTAGCCGATGAAAACCTTGCCCCAGGAGTGCTAAAGGCGATTCGCGATCGCGGCCTGCGACCGGGGAAAGATATTTGCGTTGTGGCTCACATGAACTGGCCAGCCCCAGCAAAAAAGCTAGACCCAGATGTGCACTGGCTAGGCTACCGAGTGGAAAACACACTTACTCGCGCCTTGGAGCTACTAGAGGGCGAGGAAAAAGCATCCCCAGGAACCAGGTACCGGCTGGAACCACAGTTCCTGGACGAGTTAAGTGAATAA
- a CDS encoding type II secretion system protein, with protein MFTPKNDYPLRLRRAFTLTEMLVAMAIVAILATILIPAISSALQRSRSVTSISNMKQIGVAATLFSQDRNGSIPSAWDAANSRSWMQQLQAYELAYKESQDYMFCPLMVSKNASDNTTKVTSYAMNNQIGDRTGKKAWEGINTIFQCVNPSDTALLFNSFYHSGGTSWKFSATSNQSSNLVIPADGESVYVLFLDGSVQAIPATDGRLPGGTDEVDADKRKLFWNGR; from the coding sequence ATGTTTACCCCGAAAAATGATTATCCCTTAAGGCTTAGGAGGGCATTTACTCTGACAGAGATGCTTGTAGCCATGGCGATTGTGGCGATTCTTGCCACAATTCTTATTCCCGCAATTTCAAGTGCTTTGCAGAGGTCACGGAGTGTAACATCAATTTCGAATATGAAGCAAATCGGTGTTGCTGCTACGTTGTTTAGCCAGGATCGGAACGGTTCTATTCCATCAGCCTGGGATGCGGCGAACTCGAGGTCTTGGATGCAGCAATTGCAAGCATATGAGCTAGCGTATAAAGAGTCTCAAGATTACATGTTTTGCCCGCTTATGGTTAGTAAGAACGCTTCTGATAATACCACTAAGGTTACGTCTTACGCCATGAATAATCAGATTGGAGATCGCACTGGTAAGAAGGCATGGGAGGGAATTAATACAATTTTCCAGTGCGTTAACCCCAGCGATACGGCCTTGCTCTTCAATTCGTTTTATCATTCCGGCGGGACTAGTTGGAAATTTTCAGCCACTTCAAATCAAAGCTCAAATCTTGTGATCCCTGCCGACGGGGAAAGCGTTTACGTGCTGTTCTTGGATGGATCTGTTCAAGCAATACCTGCCACTGATGGACGCTTGCCTGGGGGTACGGACGAAGTCGATGCGGATAAGCGCAAGCTTTTCTGGAATGGTCGCTAA